The genomic window CACCGGCTCCTCCACTGCTGCAGGAGCCACGCCGCCAGGACGCTCCCCAGGACCGCACCCGCCGCCAGCAGGGCGGACTTCAGCCCCAGGGCCGGGAGGCTCCCCACGATCTGCGGGTTGGTCCCGATGCTCACGCCCATGGAGAAGAGGAGGACGGCGAGGCCGGCGACCATGAGGCGCTCCACCCAGGGGAGGAGGGGGCGCGGCACACGGTCGAGGGCACCCAGAAGACAGCCCAGGAGAACTGCGCCGAGGATCAGGAGCATGCGGAGAACCTCGCCCGCGGGGAGGCGCGAGCACCCGGTTTTTGTACCACACTTCGCGCGGAGCGCCTATCCGAAATCGGCTGGACGGGGGGACGACCCGCCGCTACACTCCCTGCATGCGGCTCGTTCCCCTCGGCCCGATCCCCTACGACGGTCCCGAGTTCCCCGGCCTCTCCGCCGAGCAGTACGGCCTCGAGGGACCCTCGGAGCCCCTGGCCCGCCTCACCCGAAATCTGATGGAGCGGATCGGCCAGGGGAAGGAGCGGAATCTCCTCCTGGTGGACGCGCGGCCGTTCCGCGCGGCCGGGGCCGATCCCGGGCGGTCCGCCCTGGTGACGCCGGGGGGGCTCTGGATCCTGCTCGCGCCCGAGGGCGCCACCGAGTTCGGCCTGGCCCGGGAGATCGTCCCGTTCCTGTACCACTTCCACCTGCCCACCCCCAGCCGGACGCTCCAGGGAGCCAAGCAGGCCGCCCTCGTGATCGTCGAGGACTGGCTGCTCGCCCGCGCGGCCGAGGGGAAGGCGCTCGACCTCGGCTTCGCCCGCGAGGAGTGGGCGCAGGGCCTCCTCCGGGGGGAGCCCGGCGACTTCCCCGAGCCTCCTGAGGTGACCCTCGCCCCGGAGGACCAGGTCCGGCTGGCTCTGACCCTGACCGCCTGCCTGCTCGCGGAGCCGGAGGTCGCCGTGGACGGGCGCATCCTCCCCGAGACCCA from Candidatus Methylomirabilis sp. includes these protein-coding regions:
- a CDS encoding LysO family transporter, which gives rise to MLLILGAVLLGCLLGALDRVPRPLLPWVERLMVAGLAVLLFSMGVSIGTNPQIVGSLPALGLKSALLAAGAVLGSVLAAWLLQQWRSR
- a CDS encoding SEC-C domain-containing protein; amino-acid sequence: MRLVPLGPIPYDGPEFPGLSAEQYGLEGPSEPLARLTRNLMERIGQGKERNLLLVDARPFRAAGADPGRSALVTPGGLWILLAPEGATEFGLAREIVPFLYHFHLPTPSRTLQGAKQAALVIVEDWLLARAAEGKALDLGFAREEWAQGLLRGEPGDFPEPPEVTLAPEDQVRLALTLTACLLAEPEVAVDGRILPETQAAFADRLRTARRDFPGAFEIAHEAAHLLREIGLESEEGLLEAFLALLTRTPLLAPLELEAVLKRTGLHLRSLPPARPAGLPRPGRNAPCPCGSGKKFKHCCGP